The sequence below is a genomic window from Lolium perenne isolate Kyuss_39 chromosome 4, Kyuss_2.0, whole genome shotgun sequence.
ATTAGTAGTGTGTGTTCACGCTTCTCTCAGACTAAATATATTTCCGTCTTTTTGATGAAATGAATCGTAATGTGAATTCTTATGATGTTTATGTCATTTACGCTCGCCTATAAAATACCACACAAAATGTTCTAACCTAAGAAACTACTCTACGAGACTACTCTCGGTTACCTCGATTTCGTGACGTCTGATTCAGAGTAGGAGCAATCCTCGCGGAAGGATGCTGGGGCAGTGTCATCAACAGTGGCTAAGCCAGAAAAATAAACCATTGGTGCCATTCCTCAAAATTTACCGGTGTCATTTTGTATTATAAGAGCAGTGCTTCATTTTGGAAGGAGAATAGTAGAACTTCATTGGTGACATTTGACACCATTAAGTACATGATAGCTCCGCCCCTGGCCATCAACCCCGCGGGGCCAGATTCGGATGAGGAGCATCCTCCAGCGACTCCTGACACTCATTTCACGATGTCGGGTGTTAACTCAACAGATGAGGTAGACGGCGTGCAGGAGGAGGATCTATTGGAGCATATGGTGGGGACGGAGTCTatcgtgtccacatggcatgagtATGAAACGATGTTTTGCATAGTGGAGGAGTCCTTCAAGCCTCTTCGCGATGACAGGGTGTGTGCATTGCTGCGCACCAAGAAGAAATGTAAGGAGGCAGCCTGCACAACAGCTGTAGTTTCCCGTCAGCATGTTCGATGAGATTGAGGGGATTTGGAGGCCTGGGATTCTGGCGCATCGTCGTGCTCCAGCAACCCTGTCGGCGACGATGCCGAGGCATCAAGCTAGAAGGGGCATGGACCAAAATTTTGGTACTGCAATATTGGAGTTAGTGGCACCCGCGGTCATACAACTTGTCTCACATGTGCACTTAAGTTACACATGTTGCAAAACAAACTAACCGGTCACACAAATTGCGAACGAGTACACCCCATGTCACAAAATGGTTTGATGTCCGTTTTTTGACAAAAACCGGTCACGCGCTAGGCACGTGAGGTGCACAGGTCAGTCAAAATTTACCTCCCCCCCTCCTAATTTTCTCTTCTCTGTTTGTTGCAATTCAGTTTAGTCATGTTTGACAGCAAATAAAAAAGGCATTTAACAGCCTGGGAACAATTGTGTTGAATAAACATGTTTCATGCATATCATCAATACAAGTACATTCAATTTTAAGAACAAATAGCAAAATTGCAGTTCCTCATTCCTCATATCCTGGAGCTCCTTGTGTTGACTGGAACTCCTCTTGGTTTTCTTTGTCTTGTGATCTTTTTTTTCCCGTTGTACTAGCTCTTCCAGATCCTCTTGCTCCCTTGCTCCTGTTGCAACTTTTGCTCCCCTTGCTTCTGTACAATAAGTTGTCATAATAATTAGTTTCTGCAAGTCTCAAAGCAAATTTCTTATATGTGACTGATCATACTTGCTCCTCTTCATCCTATAGCTCCTAGTGCTCTTCCGGATGTACTGACAAGTGGTCCTCTTGCTACAGTTATATATGCTCTATGTTCTACTACAAAAGAACTTTCTTCGGGCATTTCCTGTAATACAACGTAGGGAAAGTGTTTAGGGGTGAAACGCACACGTCCCTCATGGGGCTGGCGTTTATATTTATATTGATACATCAAGGGTTACAATAGGGATTTACAAACAGTAGTTACAATACAATACGTATTCTATCAGCCTCCCTCAATCTCAACTATGGGAAATATGTGGAATTGCGTTTGCACTCTTGAAACAAAGGAAGCGGCAGCGGTTTTGTGAAAATATCTGCTACTTGATCCTTTGAAGATATAAACCGAACTTGCATCGTCTTCTGAGCAACCCTTTCACGAACAAAGTGAAaatcaacttcaatatgctttGTTCGTGCATGGAACACCGGATTGGAGGACAGATAAGTAGCACCGATGTTGTCACACCATAAAACAGGAGGAGAGTCCTGTCGAACACGAAGCTCTTTAAGCAAAGCTTCTACCCAAATCAACTCAGCAGTAGCATTAGCCACAGCCTTATACTCAGACTCTGTGCTCGACAGAGACACAGTAGCTTGTTTGCGAGCACTCCATGCAACCAGATTGTTACCAAAGAAGAGAGCAtatccccccgtggatcgccgatCCCCAACATCGCCTGCCCAATCAGCATCAGAGAACACAGAAAGAGAACTGGACACGGATGGTCGAAGAAGCAGACCATGATCAAGAGTGCCATTAATGTAGCGAAGAATCCTCTTGACTGCAGCCCAATGCTCTTCTGTTGGCGAGTGCAGAAACTGGCAAACACGATTAATAGCAAACGAAAGATCAGGTCTCGTGAGAGTAAGATACTGCAGTCCGCCCACAATACTTCTGTAAGTAGTAGCATCCTCCTCACTCAAGAAAGAACTATCAACAGGAAAAAGTTTAGTAGTGGCAGACATGGGTGTATCAGCAGACTTGCACTTGAGTAACCCGTCACGTCGAAGAAGATCAAGCGCATACTTGCGCTGTGTCAACGTAAGCCCACCGGCCCTGTGAGCAACCtcaatgccaaggaaatagtgaaGAGCACCAAGATCCTTAACAGCAAATTCCTGACGAAGTCCATCAACTAAGCGATCAATAGCCTGTGAGGACGAACTAAGCACAATAATGTCATCGACATAAACCAGGAGATATATAGTCAAGCCAGGACGCTGAAGGACAAACAAAGAGGTGTCAGCAGTGGACTCAAGAAACCCATGTTGGCGCAAAACTGAGGCCAAACGAGCATGCcaagcacgaggggcctgtttgagaccatagatcTCCTTGACCAGACGACATAAGTGATGAGGACGGGCAGGATCTTCGAAACCAGGTGGTTGGCGCATAAAAACTTCCTCTTCAAGAACACCATGAAGAAATGCATTCTGAACATCGAGCTGACGCAAGAATCAACCACGAGAAACTGCAAGTGAGAGGAGCAAACGAATGGTTGTAGGTTTCACAACCGGGCTGAAAGTATCTTCATAGTCCAGTCCATAGCGCTGTTTAAACCCTTTAGCAACCAACCGAGCTTTATACCTCTCAATCGTACCATTAGCATGTCGCTTGACCTTGAACACCCACTTGGAATCAATGATATTAATACCAGAATGAGGAGGAGTGAGATACCATGTACCATTACTTTGGAGAGCTTCAAATTCTGTCTCCATTGCTTCACGCCAGTGAGGAATCCCGAGAGCTGCACGAAAATGACGCGGCTCAGCAGATGGATCAGCAGCAGCCTGAGCCATACATGCGGACAACCAAGCAACAATGCCATCGGTGCGCTGTTCAGGTTGATGAATATCGTGTTGGCTGCGAGTAACAGGCCGCAAAGGATCAGCATCCACAACAGCCGGCGAGGGAGCTGGAGGTGACTGCACGGGCGACGAAGGCGCGGGCGACGAGGAGGGAGTCACCGGCTCAAACAGAAGCCGCGTCGGGCGCACAGGTGTGTTGGATGCATCCAACGTGGTGGAGCCGGCTGACGAGGATGCATGCAGGGAAGAATCCGCGGACAGCTGTCGATGAGCCGCCGGTGAACCAGGTGCACA
It includes:
- the LOC139838996 gene encoding uncharacterized protein encodes the protein MSFASSAASGSSPSLTSPSAKDLASLLPPVSALNVSVGSSSSGPIHFGNQITIKLAAETHLLWHAQVYTQLRSNLLHGYVEGTFQCPASTISSTKDGATETSPNPLFAAWVQQDQAILSALLSTSTPAVGAMIMFATTSAEAWTIIEHTFAAQISARSSQIRAQLAKMEKFDTSIAVYYNKIKTLSDTLTSISQPLRPEEFSNFVLDGLDEDYDSVVEAVRNRDDPMPTHDLYSRLHSTEQRIVNRRPSAMSPAMLPHLANAAKFNGKPYRPSSGAPASNYRPGPPAPSSGHQPKPAPATGGGAPGGRADSRFDGRPGGSRTGAATVCQLCDTVGHVAARCFKRFQKSYLGMYNDGRFLDRQLAMANQVSGPAMEPQGHTPTYSDPTWYMDTGATDHMTNQLEKLHMKEVYQGKEHVHTADGTGHGRGVRLELLEDHSSPSAVSEADRMQQHVLSSPLCAPGSPAAHRQLSADSSLHASSSAGSTTLDASNTPVRPTRLLFEPVTPSSSPAPSSPVQSPPAPSPAVVDADPLRPVTRSQHDIHQPEQRTDGIVAWLSACMAQAAADPSAEPRHFRAALGIPHWREAMETEFEALQSNGTWYLTPPHSGINIIDSKWVFKVKRHANGTIERYKARLVAKGFKQRYGLDYEDTFSPFLVVDSCVSSMFRMHFFMVFLKRKFLCANHLVSKILPVLITYVVWSRRSMRPGLTIYLLVYVDDIIVLSSSSQAIDRLVDGLRQEFAVKDLGALHYFLGIEVAHRAGGLTLTQRKYALDLLRRDGLLKCKSADTPMSATTKLFPVDSSFLSEEDATTYRSIVGGLQYLTLTRPDLSFAINRVCQFLHSPTEEHWAAVKRILRYINGTLDHGLLLRPSVSSSLSVFSDADWAGDVGDRRSTGGYALFFGNNLVAWSARKQATVSLSSTESEYKAVANATAELIWVEALLKELRVRQDSPPVLWCDNIGATYLSSNPVFHARTKHIEVDFHFVRERVAQKTMQVRFISSKDQAKEHAWAAG